The Flavobacterium piscisymbiosum genome includes a region encoding these proteins:
- a CDS encoding TonB-dependent receptor: MILKKYCFLLFVFCIFHNSKAQEKESKTIDSLKTQKLDEVVISSLHVNNRLQNTPAAIGILSKKDLLQNNATDITTVINTIPGVFMQSSNFTTTRISIRGIGARSPYGTNKIRAFYGSIPLTSGNSETVIDDIDLENIGQLEVIKGPLSSIYGAGLGGAILISPQLSKTNGENASVSSVFGSFGLLKNSLNYSLNEKSASLNISYHNLKTDGWRENSSYKREGITLAGELFKKKNNKLTYFTNYTYLKAYIPSSITKEVFESNPKLGASTWVASKGFKEYKSTLAGLAYDFKINDHLSNATSIFVNYKDSNEPRPFDILRQYTFGTGGRTQFSGDFKIGKTENQFIAGIEYFTDNYNGNTFKNLYKTNNGQGSLQGNQLTETDQKRHFYNIFSQIRTLLSDQFEIQAGLNYNETHFELTNFLPNKTSTEKYSYDGIFSPQLSFLYKPNSERTLYFSASRGFSLPATEETLTSSGNINPDIKPESGYNFEAGGKFYFFNKNLYTEFAVYRMEIKDLLVAKRIGDDQYEGVNAGKTFHEGIEVLAKHNWTINRFFTLNSFIAASLGKYEFKDFVDNGNDYSGNKLTGVAANKVNAGLILNTSLGIYFSADFQFTDKIPLNDANSAYSDSYNIVNLKTGYRFEILPNLNTNLAFGINNVTDEKYASMILPNAVAVGNASPRYYYPGLPVNYYGTISLNYLF; encoded by the coding sequence TTTTGCAAAATAATGCAACAGATATTACTACGGTAATTAATACAATTCCAGGAGTTTTTATGCAATCCTCTAATTTTACCACAACCCGCATTTCGATTCGTGGTATTGGCGCAAGATCTCCTTATGGAACTAATAAAATCAGGGCTTTTTATGGCAGTATTCCGCTGACTTCCGGGAACAGCGAAACGGTTATTGACGATATCGATCTGGAAAATATTGGGCAACTTGAAGTAATCAAAGGGCCGCTTTCGAGTATTTACGGCGCAGGTTTGGGCGGTGCGATTTTAATTTCACCTCAACTTTCTAAAACCAATGGAGAAAATGCCAGCGTAAGCAGCGTTTTCGGTTCGTTTGGATTACTTAAAAACAGTTTGAATTATAGTTTGAATGAAAAAAGTGCTAGTCTGAATATCAGTTACCATAATCTTAAAACCGATGGATGGAGAGAAAACAGTTCATATAAAAGGGAAGGAATCACACTTGCCGGTGAATTATTCAAAAAGAAAAACAACAAACTGACTTATTTTACAAATTATACCTATTTGAAAGCCTATATTCCAAGTTCGATTACTAAGGAAGTTTTTGAATCTAACCCAAAACTGGGCGCTTCGACCTGGGTGGCTTCAAAAGGGTTTAAAGAATATAAATCTACTTTGGCAGGATTGGCTTATGATTTTAAAATTAATGATCATCTGAGTAATGCTACTTCAATATTTGTAAATTATAAAGACAGTAACGAACCTCGTCCTTTTGATATTTTACGTCAATATACTTTTGGAACCGGAGGGAGAACGCAATTTTCAGGAGATTTTAAAATAGGAAAAACAGAAAATCAATTTATTGCTGGAATTGAATATTTTACAGATAACTATAACGGAAATACTTTTAAAAACCTCTACAAAACCAACAACGGCCAGGGAAGTTTACAAGGAAATCAACTTACTGAAACCGATCAGAAAAGACATTTTTATAATATCTTTTCGCAAATCAGAACGTTACTTTCTGATCAATTCGAAATTCAGGCAGGGTTAAATTATAATGAAACTCATTTTGAGCTAACGAATTTTCTGCCGAATAAGACCTCAACTGAAAAATACAGTTATGATGGAATATTTTCTCCTCAATTGTCTTTTTTATACAAACCTAATTCCGAAAGAACTTTATACTTTTCGGCAAGTCGCGGATTTTCATTGCCTGCGACCGAAGAAACACTTACAAGTTCCGGCAACATCAATCCTGATATAAAACCTGAAAGCGGTTATAATTTTGAAGCTGGTGGAAAATTTTATTTCTTTAATAAAAATCTTTATACTGAATTTGCGGTTTACCGAATGGAAATAAAAGATTTATTGGTGGCGAAACGAATTGGCGATGATCAATATGAAGGTGTAAATGCCGGAAAAACATTTCATGAAGGAATCGAAGTTTTAGCAAAACACAACTGGACGATTAATCGTTTTTTTACTTTGAATTCTTTTATTGCAGCTTCGTTAGGAAAGTATGAGTTTAAAGATTTTGTCGATAACGGAAACGATTATTCCGGAAATAAATTAACCGGAGTTGCAGCAAATAAAGTTAATGCTGGATTAATTTTAAATACTTCTTTAGGAATTTATTTTTCTGCCGATTTTCAGTTTACGGATAAAATTCCTCTGAATGATGCTAATTCTGCTTATTCAGATTCTTACAATATCGTCAATTTAAAAACAGGTTATCGTTTTGAAATTCTTCCTAACTTAAATACCAATTTAGCTTTTGGTATTAATAACGTTACGGATGAAAAATATGCTTCAATGATTTTGCCCAACGCCGTTGCTGTCGGAAACGCAAGTCCACGATATTATTATCCGGGACTTCCTGTAAATTATTACGGAACTATTTCACTAAATTACCTATTTTAG
- a CDS encoding PorP/SprF family type IX secretion system membrane protein: MKIIKNILAGALLLFSSMLFAQQESLFTTYRYHMNLVNPAYAGVDGETVLATTIRQQWTGIKDAPQTQAVSFGTSVGSNLGIGISMVYDKTFIEKQTQLGLDVSYKIQVGALTDLYLGVKAGGNFYNVNTSGLETYVPQSDPALATINQFNPNVGVGALLKNDKFYVSLSVPRILNTERARNKDGYTAVATDRAHVYLSSGYDFDLETATALILKPSFMMRYVNGSPLSVDLNLMLQIEKFLEIGASYRVDNAYAGILGFNISDRMTLGYAYEVSTGNVMASAKNSNEFYLRFKF; the protein is encoded by the coding sequence ATGAAAATAATTAAAAATATATTGGCGGGAGCATTACTACTTTTTAGTAGTATGCTTTTTGCTCAACAAGAAAGTCTATTTACAACTTATCGTTATCACATGAATCTGGTAAATCCGGCTTATGCAGGTGTTGATGGAGAAACTGTTTTAGCAACTACTATTCGCCAGCAATGGACAGGGATTAAAGATGCACCGCAAACACAAGCGGTTTCTTTTGGAACATCAGTAGGAAGTAACCTTGGAATTGGTATTTCTATGGTTTACGATAAAACTTTTATCGAAAAACAAACACAATTAGGTCTTGATGTGTCGTATAAAATTCAGGTGGGAGCCCTTACAGATTTGTATTTAGGAGTAAAAGCCGGAGGAAATTTTTATAATGTTAATACGTCAGGTCTTGAAACCTATGTACCACAGTCAGATCCTGCTTTGGCAACTATCAATCAGTTTAATCCAAATGTAGGTGTTGGAGCATTATTAAAAAATGATAAATTTTACGTGTCCCTTTCTGTTCCAAGAATATTAAATACTGAGCGAGCAAGAAATAAAGATGGTTATACCGCAGTTGCGACAGACAGAGCGCATGTTTATTTAAGCAGTGGTTATGATTTTGATTTGGAAACCGCAACAGCCTTAATCTTAAAACCGTCATTTATGATGCGTTATGTGAATGGGTCGCCTCTTTCAGTAGATCTTAATTTGATGTTGCAAATCGAGAAATTTTTAGAAATAGGAGCAAGCTACAGGGTAGACAATGCTTATGCAGGAATATTGGGCTTTAATATTAGTGATCGTATGACACTTGGTTATGCCTATGAAGTAAGTACAGGGAACGTAATGGCAAGTGCTAAAAACTCAAACGAATTTTACCTTCGATTTAAGTTTTAA